One part of the Brevundimonas sp. NIBR11 genome encodes these proteins:
- a CDS encoding phasin, which translates to MTPLDKALRDSRRMQKNATSAALTAASGGEMMRAASDVIAARLSIMAEGLANPMKADMAEMSLMGTEKVEALSESAAAVAGNLGDLAARMSKSAMDEMSHAHRAASAIASAATPAGAATAQFNYAVGWWGRAAGQMLTLNTELLKAQSDALKPIHSAAVANAKRLKR; encoded by the coding sequence ATGACACCGCTCGACAAAGCCCTGCGCGACAGCCGCCGGATGCAGAAGAACGCCACCTCGGCGGCCCTGACCGCCGCCAGCGGCGGCGAGATGATGCGCGCCGCCTCCGACGTTATCGCCGCGCGCCTGAGCATCATGGCCGAGGGGCTGGCCAATCCGATGAAGGCCGACATGGCCGAGATGTCCCTCATGGGCACCGAAAAGGTCGAGGCCCTGTCGGAATCGGCCGCCGCCGTCGCCGGCAACCTGGGCGACCTCGCCGCCCGGATGTCGAAGTCGGCGATGGACGAGATGAGCCACGCCCATCGCGCGGCCTCGGCCATCGCGTCCGCCGCGACCCCGGCCGGCGCCGCGACGGCCCAGTTCAACTATGCAGTCGGCTGGTGGGGCCGCGCCGCGGGCCAGATGCTGACCCTGAACACCGAGCTTCTGAAGGCTCAGTCCGACGCCCTCAAGCCCATCCATTCGGCCGCCGTCGCCAACGCCAAACGGTTGAAGCGCTAG
- a CDS encoding Rieske (2Fe-2S) protein, whose protein sequence is MTEAAPADRKRVWTTPPNVVLCVLDDIAEPGSRGFVLQIGDAYFHGFVVRKDGEVAGYIDRCPHQGFPIAIEMDRYLTPDGSLILCGWHGAVFAPLTGACVGGPCAGGKLTPWPVKVESGILRTA, encoded by the coding sequence ATGACCGAAGCGGCTCCGGCGGACCGGAAGCGCGTCTGGACCACCCCGCCGAACGTGGTCCTTTGCGTGCTGGACGATATCGCCGAGCCCGGTTCGCGCGGCTTCGTGCTGCAGATCGGCGACGCCTATTTCCACGGCTTCGTGGTACGCAAGGACGGCGAGGTCGCTGGATACATCGACCGCTGCCCGCATCAAGGCTTCCCCATCGCCATCGAGATGGACCGCTATCTGACGCCGGACGGATCGCTAATTCTGTGCGGCTGGCACGGAGCGGTGTTCGCGCCTCTGACGGGCGCCTGCGTCGGCGGACCCTGCGCGGGCGGCAAGCTGACGCCCTGGCCTGTGAAGGTCGAGAGCGGAATCTTGCGGACGGCCTGA